A window from Candidatus Nitrospira neomarina encodes these proteins:
- a CDS encoding FliI/YscN family ATPase, with translation MSLATIQQRLDDIAPVTITGRVVKAVGLTLEGTGLGASVGQRCHIFSKRGQSMVEGEVIGFREQRVVVMPFGAVRGIAAGNLIRYDPTSPRLLVGPQMLGRVVDGLGQPLDEKGPLSRSRRYALYAPAPAPMLRERITTPMDLGVRAINALLTCGVGQKLGIFAGSGVGKSVLMGTMCRHTSADVNVIALVGERGREVREFLERDLGREGLRRSVVVVATSDQSPLVRVRAAFVATAIAEFFRDQGNQVLLLVDSLTRLAHAQREVGLAAGEPPTTKGYPPSVFTLFPQVLERVGPVGTGSITGLYTVLVDGDDLNDPIADSIRSILDGHIVLTRRLAMQGHFPAIDVLQSVSRVMSDIVSTAQQDAARFLVQMMAEYRNAEDLINLGAYQLGTNPRLDAAIHMKGPIDAFLRQTREEGVGIPESCQALELLAQQGRRLLERKGKTV, from the coding sequence ATGAGCCTCGCCACGATTCAACAGCGTTTGGACGACATTGCTCCTGTGACGATTACCGGACGGGTCGTCAAAGCCGTGGGGCTGACTCTGGAAGGCACCGGCCTGGGGGCATCGGTCGGCCAGCGTTGCCATATCTTCAGCAAACGAGGGCAGTCGATGGTGGAGGGAGAAGTCATCGGGTTTCGGGAGCAACGGGTGGTGGTCATGCCGTTTGGAGCTGTACGCGGCATCGCCGCCGGAAATCTCATTCGCTACGATCCGACCTCTCCACGATTATTGGTCGGGCCTCAAATGTTGGGACGAGTCGTGGATGGGCTCGGGCAGCCGTTGGATGAAAAAGGGCCGCTGTCCCGTAGCCGCCGCTATGCCCTCTACGCGCCCGCTCCGGCGCCCATGCTCCGGGAGCGCATTACCACACCTATGGATTTGGGCGTACGAGCCATCAATGCCCTGCTGACCTGCGGGGTCGGGCAAAAACTCGGGATTTTTGCCGGAAGCGGGGTGGGGAAAAGTGTCTTGATGGGAACGATGTGCCGTCACACGTCTGCGGATGTGAACGTGATCGCGCTGGTGGGTGAGCGAGGGCGGGAAGTCAGGGAATTTCTGGAACGGGATTTGGGACGGGAAGGTCTCCGCCGTTCGGTGGTGGTGGTAGCTACCTCCGATCAATCGCCGTTAGTGCGGGTTCGGGCGGCGTTTGTGGCCACCGCCATCGCCGAGTTTTTTCGGGATCAGGGCAATCAGGTCCTGCTCCTGGTTGATTCCCTAACCCGGTTGGCACATGCACAACGGGAGGTGGGACTGGCTGCCGGTGAACCCCCTACGACCAAAGGGTATCCGCCATCTGTTTTTACGCTCTTTCCTCAGGTCCTGGAGCGGGTGGGGCCCGTGGGTACGGGATCCATTACCGGTCTGTATACGGTGCTTGTTGACGGTGACGACTTAAACGATCCCATTGCCGATTCCATCCGGTCCATTTTAGACGGACACATTGTGTTGACACGGCGGTTGGCGATGCAAGGACACTTTCCCGCGATCGATGTTCTGCAAAGCGTGAGTCGGGTGATGTCGGATATCGTGTCGACCGCCCAGCAGGATGCTGCCAGATTTCTGGTGCAGATGATGGCCGAATACCGGAACGCGGAAGATCTCATCAATTTAGGGGCATACCAATTAGGCACGAATCCTCGACTCGATGCGGCAATTCACATGAAAGGACCGATCGATGCCTTTCTCCGGCAAACACGTGAGGAAGGGGTGGGCATACCGGAAAGCTGTCAGGCTCTCGAATTGTTGGCACAACAGGGCCGGCGTCTTCTTGAGAGAAAGGGAAAAACCGTATGA
- a CDS encoding flagellar FliJ family protein — protein MNWTTLLRFRKQVEDLAREEVVLAEWEKSQIVSKRDDLMVEIEVVASELDQRIRGGIDTMIAEQRYQWLDQISTAIEHQSQQIQMAETKLVELRATLKKAHHARRVVELVIAKKEEEVMQKVATQEQQMQEDVTAHAYATSQLEEMIQ, from the coding sequence ATGAATTGGACGACATTACTCCGATTTCGAAAACAAGTGGAAGACCTCGCCCGTGAAGAAGTGGTCTTGGCGGAGTGGGAAAAAAGTCAGATCGTCTCGAAACGGGATGACCTGATGGTTGAAATAGAAGTGGTGGCCTCTGAATTAGACCAGCGGATACGAGGGGGTATCGACACGATGATTGCTGAGCAACGCTATCAGTGGTTGGATCAAATCAGTACGGCCATCGAACACCAGAGCCAACAGATTCAGATGGCGGAAACCAAGCTGGTTGAGTTACGGGCCACATTAAAAAAGGCCCATCATGCCAGACGTGTGGTGGAGTTGGTGATCGCCAAGAAGGAGGAAGAGGTCATGCAGAAAGTCGCCACGCAGGAACAACAGATGCAGGAAGATGTGACGGCTCATGCGTATGCCACTTCTCAACTTGAAGAAATGATCCAATAG
- a CDS encoding MotE family protein: MSKKMSVQPMYGLDQQPNNGAFGKARGGSPPGIERNEGRSGETRHLLVSRYTPHTSRVPFHSSQTQERGWRQCSTLLSRTMLPSRSLMVCWVLAMILWATTVGSVQETPEVGTTDSFENQTVENGLNEEAPSAETTLLEQLQARLKEVEERERGLQQREERLIALQQDLEALAARQTKEGKRLEGEASSLAEEQRRYVEQDPALIHLIKIYESMDPEEAALRIAEMREGLALDILAAIKDKKAAGVLAGVEPVKAARLSEGLRRYRDIKLNQRKNSKIQN; this comes from the coding sequence ATGTCAAAAAAAATGTCTGTTCAGCCTATGTATGGTCTTGACCAACAACCCAACAATGGAGCCTTCGGCAAGGCTCGGGGTGGAAGCCCGCCTGGGATCGAAAGAAATGAGGGGAGGTCAGGAGAAACGAGGCATCTGTTGGTTTCACGCTATACGCCTCACACCTCCCGTGTTCCGTTTCACTCTTCACAGACCCAAGAACGCGGCTGGCGGCAATGTTCAACACTCCTGAGTAGAACAATGTTGCCTAGTCGATCACTCATGGTGTGTTGGGTGCTGGCCATGATCTTGTGGGCAACCACGGTCGGGTCCGTTCAAGAAACCCCGGAGGTGGGAACAACGGATTCATTTGAAAATCAAACAGTTGAAAACGGGTTGAATGAGGAAGCGCCCAGTGCAGAAACCACATTATTGGAACAACTGCAAGCGCGTCTTAAAGAGGTGGAAGAGAGGGAACGTGGTTTGCAACAACGTGAAGAACGGCTCATTGCACTCCAGCAGGATTTGGAGGCGCTGGCTGCACGACAAACCAAAGAGGGGAAACGGTTAGAGGGGGAGGCCTCTTCGCTTGCAGAAGAACAACGTCGATATGTGGAACAGGATCCGGCGTTAATTCATCTAATTAAAATCTATGAATCCATGGATCCCGAAGAAGCGGCGTTGCGAATCGCAGAAATGCGGGAAGGCTTAGCCCTGGATATTTTGGCCGCGATCAAAGACAAAAAAGCCGCCGGCGTGTTAGCAGGCGTCGAACCGGTCAAAGCGGCCAGATTGTCAGAAGGCCTCAGACGATATCGAGACATTAAACTGAACCAACGTAAGAACTCCAAGATTCAGAATTAA
- a CDS encoding flagellar hook assembly protein FlgD: MDAITPTQPGTNATATGGANVQAAVSALGSDVFLRLLVTQLQSQDPTNPVQNEEFVAQLAQFTTLEQATSTNKLLEKLIGQDTQRTQLDLVNLIGRTVVAQGDTVSLAEDEQPTLGYALSGEARSVIIKVLDSNKQVVRTLESTDVQKAGANQVQWDGLNDSGDRVPEGVYQFIVKAEDVNKQPVPNFTFARERVMTIAFGAENPVVLQSGKSLHTEDILSIL; the protein is encoded by the coding sequence ATGGATGCCATTACGCCGACCCAACCAGGAACAAATGCCACGGCAACAGGCGGTGCCAATGTGCAAGCGGCGGTTTCGGCACTTGGGTCGGATGTCTTTCTTCGCTTATTAGTCACACAGTTGCAAAGCCAGGACCCCACCAACCCGGTCCAGAATGAGGAATTTGTGGCGCAGTTAGCGCAGTTCACGACGTTGGAGCAGGCCACGAGTACCAATAAACTCTTGGAAAAATTGATCGGCCAGGATACCCAACGGACACAATTAGATCTGGTGAATTTGATTGGACGGACGGTGGTTGCGCAGGGCGATACCGTCAGTCTTGCCGAAGATGAGCAGCCCACGCTGGGCTATGCCTTAAGCGGGGAGGCCAGGTCGGTCATTATCAAGGTGTTGGACTCGAACAAGCAGGTGGTTCGGACGTTAGAGTCCACAGATGTTCAAAAGGCCGGAGCCAATCAGGTTCAATGGGATGGGTTGAATGATTCGGGAGATCGAGTGCCGGAAGGTGTCTACCAGTTCATTGTGAAAGCCGAAGACGTGAATAAACAGCCTGTCCCGAATTTCACCTTCGCTCGTGAACGCGTTATGACGATTGCCTTTGGGGCGGAGAATCCGGTCGTCCTGCAAAGTGGAAAAAGCTTACACACGGAGGACATTCTTTCAATTCTTTGA
- a CDS encoding flagellar hook protein FlgE gives MGITSAFFAATSGINATSRALSEIGNNIANAQTIGYKSRSVSFGDLFGATIGGGGTSTALVEGRGVRVLGIDPSFTQGSLQTTSNALDLAIDGDGFFRVSDATGNIFYSRAGQFDIDAQGNLVNPAGLRLQGDQADDTGLLSGSVGNLTLTTSTQPGIQTSEITMSGRLAANAPINAYTTAQVLDPQSNSGLFPGSTSVRVFDSQGRGHDLTVYFAKTANNTWDYNVIAPDSEVTVPAGDNNPTTGNALVAQGTLTYTTDGFLSSESDPTGHDITFTGGVGAPQRIIFDFGTSITEGGAGTDGILQQGESLNNKALILDTLSQDGYGPGSLAGTSIGEDGVITGRFDNGTTRTLGQVRLTRFINPDGLQPIGRNLFIQSGDSGTPLDGVPGTGAFGKVSASTLEASNVDLGEELVNMITMQRGFQANSRIITTTNDLLGELVNLAR, from the coding sequence ATGGGAATTACCTCAGCATTTTTTGCCGCGACAAGTGGAATCAACGCGACCAGCCGGGCGCTCAGTGAGATCGGTAACAACATCGCCAATGCGCAGACGATCGGCTATAAGAGCCGGTCGGTCTCGTTTGGCGATCTCTTTGGAGCCACGATCGGCGGTGGAGGGACCAGCACGGCTTTAGTGGAAGGTCGTGGCGTGCGGGTGTTGGGGATCGACCCGAGTTTTACGCAAGGATCGCTCCAGACGACGTCCAATGCCTTGGATCTGGCCATTGATGGTGACGGATTTTTTCGGGTGAGTGATGCCACCGGAAATATTTTCTACTCCCGTGCCGGCCAGTTTGATATCGACGCACAAGGGAATCTGGTCAATCCGGCAGGTCTACGGTTACAGGGAGACCAAGCAGATGATACGGGGCTTCTAAGCGGGAGTGTTGGCAATTTAACGTTAACCACGAGCACCCAACCAGGAATCCAAACATCGGAGATCACGATGTCCGGGCGTCTGGCGGCCAATGCTCCAATCAACGCATACACCACGGCACAGGTTCTCGATCCTCAATCAAATAGTGGGTTGTTTCCAGGAAGTACCTCTGTCCGGGTTTTTGACTCTCAGGGGAGGGGGCATGACTTAACGGTGTATTTTGCTAAAACAGCTAATAATACCTGGGACTATAATGTGATTGCACCAGACTCGGAGGTGACCGTTCCAGCCGGAGATAACAATCCCACTACAGGCAATGCATTAGTGGCCCAAGGAACTCTGACGTATACCACGGATGGTTTTTTGTCATCAGAAAGTGATCCTACGGGGCATGACATTACATTTACAGGTGGAGTTGGCGCGCCACAGAGAATCATTTTTGATTTTGGAACCAGTATTACCGAAGGGGGAGCTGGAACGGATGGCATATTACAACAGGGTGAGAGTTTGAATAACAAGGCGTTGATTCTCGACACCTTATCCCAAGACGGGTATGGACCGGGATCACTTGCAGGAACTTCCATTGGTGAGGATGGGGTGATTACGGGCCGATTTGATAATGGAACCACCCGGACGTTGGGACAGGTTCGACTCACCCGGTTTATTAATCCTGATGGCTTGCAACCGATTGGACGAAATTTGTTTATTCAATCCGGTGATTCCGGAACCCCCTTGGATGGAGTACCCGGCACGGGGGCGTTTGGCAAGGTATCGGCAAGCACGCTTGAGGCTTCCAATGTGGATTTGGGTGAAGAGTTAGTGAATATGATTACCATGCAGCGTGGATTCCAGGCGAATTCACGAATCATCACCACTACCAACGATCTACTTGGAGAACTGGTGAATCTGGCCCGTTAG
- a CDS encoding flagellar basal body-associated FliL family protein — protein sequence MAEEDDKGEAPVKAGAGKKMLLIIIAGVLLLGGGGGAAWYFMSGQEEKPAEHDEHAKAETGHEEPGPVMELEPFLLNLADREELRFLKVSIKLELDRPEEKTDYQHKIPAIRDALLVLLSSKESHLLRTVNGKRRVREEIMTRVNGVMSKGKVANVYFTDFIIQ from the coding sequence ATGGCTGAAGAAGATGACAAAGGGGAAGCGCCCGTTAAAGCAGGGGCCGGAAAAAAAATGCTGTTGATCATTATCGCGGGCGTTCTTCTTCTCGGAGGAGGAGGAGGCGCAGCCTGGTATTTCATGAGTGGGCAGGAGGAGAAGCCCGCCGAGCACGACGAGCATGCCAAAGCTGAGACAGGTCATGAAGAGCCCGGGCCGGTGATGGAGTTAGAGCCCTTTCTGTTGAATTTGGCGGACCGGGAGGAACTGCGATTTTTAAAAGTAAGTATCAAACTCGAGTTAGACCGGCCTGAGGAAAAAACGGATTATCAACACAAAATCCCCGCAATTCGCGACGCCTTGTTGGTGTTACTGAGCAGTAAAGAATCGCACCTACTCAGAACAGTGAACGGAAAGCGCCGGGTGCGGGAAGAAATCATGACGCGGGTGAACGGCGTCATGAGTAAAGGGAAAGTCGCCAATGTGTATTTTACTGATTTTATTATTCAGTAG
- the fliM gene encoding flagellar motor switch protein FliM codes for MEKILSQDEVDALLRGVSDGGVETEPEDPVDAGLQDGPVPYDLGNQEWVVRGRMPTLDVIHQQFSRGFRLSLSDVLRKTAEVTVTNQTVMKFGEFTKRLPVPAYLQIISMEPLRGLAMIAMDAATVYLLVDHFFGGAGQTHVKPEGQDFTIIEQRVMKKVMLMGLGNLQKAWDPVQKLLINAVRVEMNPQLAAIVLPADIVIVVTLGIELGNSVGDLHLCLPYAMLEPIRERLQVSFQGDSFETDHGWLKRFSARLKEAYVTLSVCLGETEISVEELMQFSTGDVIGLNQGTTQLLTATVEGVPKFLGSPGTTKGMQSFQIKDIILTRE; via the coding sequence ATGGAAAAAATTCTTAGTCAGGATGAAGTTGATGCCCTTCTTCGGGGTGTGTCCGATGGCGGCGTGGAGACGGAACCTGAAGATCCGGTAGATGCCGGACTACAGGACGGACCGGTTCCATATGATCTGGGGAATCAGGAATGGGTCGTTCGCGGGCGAATGCCGACCCTCGATGTGATTCACCAGCAATTCTCGCGTGGGTTCCGTCTCTCTTTGAGCGACGTGCTTCGTAAAACCGCCGAAGTGACGGTCACGAACCAAACGGTGATGAAGTTCGGGGAGTTCACCAAACGTCTTCCCGTCCCGGCCTATCTCCAGATTATCTCCATGGAGCCTCTTCGCGGCTTGGCGATGATCGCCATGGATGCGGCGACGGTGTATTTGCTGGTTGATCATTTTTTCGGGGGAGCCGGCCAGACCCATGTCAAGCCGGAAGGGCAGGACTTTACCATTATTGAGCAGCGCGTGATGAAGAAGGTCATGCTGATGGGTTTGGGGAATCTCCAAAAAGCCTGGGACCCTGTCCAAAAACTCCTCATCAATGCCGTTCGGGTAGAAATGAATCCCCAGTTGGCCGCCATTGTGTTGCCGGCGGATATCGTCATTGTCGTCACCTTGGGTATCGAGTTAGGCAATTCGGTGGGAGATCTCCACCTCTGTCTTCCCTATGCGATGTTGGAACCGATTCGCGAACGTCTGCAGGTGAGTTTCCAGGGAGACTCGTTTGAAACGGATCATGGCTGGTTGAAACGATTTTCAGCCAGGCTGAAGGAGGCCTATGTCACCCTGTCCGTGTGTTTGGGAGAAACGGAAATCTCGGTGGAGGAATTGATGCAATTTTCTACTGGCGATGTGATCGGGTTGAATCAAGGGACCACCCAGCTACTCACAGCCACAGTGGAAGGGGTGCCAAAGTTTCTTGGTTCTCCGGGAACGACAAAGGGCATGCAATCATTTCAGATCAAGGACATCATTCTGACGAGGGAGTAA
- the fliN gene encoding flagellar motor switch protein FliN, with protein MSEDENIDLDTFDAEKEMMEALAQEAATKEPNSAAKKQEVAASTSSHTPQLNGSHDQNLNRILDIPLVLSAQLGNTRMLIKDLLQLGPGSIVELDKLAGEPLEVLVNERLVARGEVVMVNEKFGIRLTDVISPTERVNKLR; from the coding sequence ATGAGTGAAGACGAGAACATCGACCTGGACACGTTTGATGCTGAGAAGGAAATGATGGAGGCGTTAGCGCAGGAAGCCGCTACGAAAGAACCGAACTCGGCTGCGAAAAAACAGGAGGTGGCGGCGAGTACCAGCAGTCACACGCCACAATTGAATGGGTCTCATGATCAGAACTTAAATCGAATCCTAGATATTCCGTTGGTGCTCTCTGCGCAACTGGGCAATACCCGCATGCTGATTAAGGACTTATTGCAGTTAGGACCGGGTTCCATCGTTGAATTGGATAAGCTCGCCGGTGAACCGTTGGAAGTGTTGGTGAATGAACGGTTAGTTGCGCGTGGTGAGGTGGTGATGGTGAATGAGAAATTCGGCATCCGTCTCACCGATGTGATCAGCCCGACCGAGCGTGTGAATAAACTTCGATAG
- a CDS encoding flagellar biosynthetic protein FliO: MDLTHEALKMAGTLALVVLVLLGGLAWVRRTFGELPGKSGDPVMRILGGLRVGTGKHIMLVEVAGEVLVLGTTAREMTLLTTVADADRINRLRSIGNPLVGPLGAWLGQWTRQAFEKSERGSVTSEPPNRMSNSVTRVRGEERS; encoded by the coding sequence ATGGATCTTACCCATGAAGCGCTCAAAATGGCGGGAACGCTGGCTCTGGTAGTTCTGGTCCTTCTTGGAGGATTAGCCTGGGTTCGGCGCACGTTCGGGGAATTGCCGGGAAAGAGCGGCGATCCGGTGATGCGCATTTTAGGGGGACTCCGGGTCGGAACGGGAAAGCACATCATGCTCGTGGAGGTGGCCGGAGAAGTGTTGGTGTTGGGGACGACGGCCCGGGAGATGACGTTGCTGACGACCGTTGCGGATGCCGACCGGATTAATCGGCTCCGCTCCATTGGGAATCCGCTCGTCGGGCCGCTAGGGGCCTGGTTGGGACAGTGGACCCGGCAGGCGTTTGAGAAGTCCGAACGAGGATCGGTGACCTCTGAACCGCCCAACCGAATGTCCAATAGCGTTACACGGGTGAGGGGAGAAGAGAGGTCGTGA
- the fliP gene encoding flagellar type III secretion system pore protein FliP (The bacterial flagellar biogenesis protein FliP forms a type III secretion system (T3SS)-type pore required for flagellar assembly.), whose amino-acid sequence MKYLLCGFRGGGVFWRLSAMSLLLGLPASAFAQATKDPAISLQVSGLDGTEPWTFGLRILFLLTALTLAPALLMLVTAFTRVVIVLGLLRQALGTMHAPPNQVMIGLAMFLTLFIMMPVWEQIRVEALNPLLEQQVTQEVALDRAKIPLRTFMLKQVREKDLTLFVEMAKVPHPQTPDDVPFHVLVPAFVTSELRTAFQIGFLIYVPFLVIDMIVASILMSMGMMMLPPIMISLPFKLVLFVLADGWFLVVGALMNSFQ is encoded by the coding sequence GTGAAGTACCTCTTGTGCGGGTTTCGTGGAGGAGGTGTCTTTTGGCGATTGTCAGCCATGAGTCTGCTCTTGGGACTGCCCGCCTCGGCTTTTGCCCAGGCCACCAAGGATCCCGCGATCAGTTTGCAGGTATCCGGATTGGACGGGACCGAACCATGGACGTTCGGGCTTCGTATTCTCTTTCTCCTGACGGCCTTAACGCTTGCGCCAGCCCTGTTGATGTTGGTGACGGCATTTACACGCGTCGTGATTGTTCTGGGTCTTCTTCGGCAGGCGTTGGGGACCATGCATGCCCCACCGAATCAGGTGATGATTGGACTGGCCATGTTTTTGACCCTGTTTATTATGATGCCGGTGTGGGAACAGATTCGGGTTGAGGCCCTTAATCCGCTATTGGAACAGCAGGTGACACAGGAAGTGGCACTTGATCGGGCCAAGATTCCGTTAAGAACGTTCATGCTGAAACAAGTACGGGAAAAGGATTTGACCTTGTTTGTGGAGATGGCAAAAGTTCCTCACCCTCAGACGCCCGATGATGTCCCGTTCCATGTCCTGGTGCCGGCGTTTGTCACGAGTGAATTGCGAACGGCGTTTCAAATCGGGTTTCTCATTTATGTGCCTTTCCTTGTGATCGATATGATTGTTGCCAGTATTCTCATGTCCATGGGGATGATGATGCTGCCACCGATCATGATTTCGCTGCCGTTTAAATTAGTGTTGTTTGTGTTGGCTGATGGATGGTTTTTGGTCGTGGGAGCGCTGATGAATAGTTTTCAATGA
- the fliQ gene encoding flagellar biosynthesis protein FliQ, translating into MTTESVLSIGQEAIQTILLVAGPMLGLSLLVGLCVSAFQAMTQINEMTLTFLPKVATMFVVLLVTFPWMVEILVGFMTGIWARIPQFAQ; encoded by the coding sequence ATGACAACCGAAAGTGTCCTGAGCATCGGTCAGGAGGCGATTCAAACAATCCTGCTGGTGGCGGGCCCCATGTTGGGTCTCAGCTTACTGGTCGGACTCTGCGTGAGTGCCTTTCAAGCCATGACACAAATTAACGAAATGACCCTCACCTTTTTGCCAAAGGTTGCAACCATGTTTGTGGTGCTCTTGGTGACATTCCCCTGGATGGTGGAAATTCTCGTGGGATTCATGACGGGGATATGGGCCAGGATACCCCAGTTTGCCCAATAA
- the fliR gene encoding flagellar biosynthetic protein FliR, producing the protein MAIQQVWQFVVVLVRTAVILSALPLMGGHSVPSRIKIGMAVIIAILLMPIVTFTLPPNWLQPGNLVIALGAELLVGLVLGLALRLIMTAVELAGSVMGFQVGFAMAGVLDPVTQVETPVFGQLLTILATLLYFQVDGHHLVLLALGSSFLLIPPFGAHLSAPLLSDVTGVIQRTYDTGMKLAFPVMGATFLVHFIMGILGRLVPQMNVMLTSFPITIAVGLLVLGLGLPFIALVFQDSIVGMETVLWDLLQELGHG; encoded by the coding sequence ATGGCGATTCAGCAAGTGTGGCAATTCGTGGTCGTGCTCGTGCGCACGGCCGTTATCTTGTCGGCGTTACCGTTGATGGGCGGGCATTCGGTTCCGAGTCGCATCAAAATCGGCATGGCGGTGATCATCGCCATCCTGTTGATGCCCATCGTGACGTTTACCCTTCCTCCCAATTGGTTGCAACCTGGAAATCTGGTGATTGCCTTGGGTGCCGAATTGCTCGTCGGTCTGGTGTTGGGTTTGGCCCTGCGATTAATTATGACGGCGGTGGAACTGGCGGGAAGTGTGATGGGCTTTCAAGTGGGGTTTGCCATGGCCGGAGTGTTGGACCCTGTCACGCAAGTGGAGACCCCGGTGTTCGGGCAATTACTGACCATTCTGGCAACCCTTCTGTACTTTCAAGTCGATGGGCATCATTTGGTGTTGTTGGCGTTGGGCAGTAGTTTTCTGTTGATCCCTCCCTTTGGCGCTCATTTGAGCGCCCCCCTCCTGAGCGATGTGACCGGCGTGATTCAACGCACCTATGACACGGGAATGAAACTGGCCTTCCCCGTGATGGGGGCCACATTTCTGGTTCATTTCATCATGGGGATTCTTGGCCGGCTGGTTCCCCAGATGAACGTGATGCTCACCAGTTTTCCCATTACGATTGCGGTCGGTTTGTTGGTGTTAGGCCTGGGTTTGCCCTTCATCGCCCTAGTGTTTCAAGACTCCATTGTCGGAATGGAAACGGTCTTGTGGGACTTATTACAGGAATTAGGGCATGGCTGA
- the flhB gene encoding flagellar biosynthesis protein FlhB, with product MAENKDGADKSEQPSPKRLAEARRKGQVPMTRELPSLFVLLGGVGLLSLWAPHAFVQFFDHYRQWLGQAGTLQLDAQSTHVLLLNIAYQAFVPLIPFGLLVGVFAFLAIILQTGPLWIEKALQPKPSKLNPSNGLKRIFSWKGVVDLLKSLLKLASVSGIAYLILSHNLLAILQLPLLELTEAVGGVWGLLEKIMWSVGGSLLLLAIIDFVYQRWQHTEDHKMTKQEVKDESKDVEGDPQIRSRRLSLQRERARQRMLQAVPKADVVITNPTHVAVALRYETGKMDAPVVVAKGAGFMADKIKQIARHAGVPIIENRSLARGLYKAVKIGQEVPSALYKAAAEVLAYVYRLKNMHEGN from the coding sequence ATGGCTGAGAATAAAGACGGGGCGGATAAATCAGAGCAACCGAGTCCGAAACGTTTAGCGGAAGCTCGTCGCAAGGGCCAGGTGCCGATGACCCGGGAATTGCCCTCGTTGTTTGTCTTGTTGGGTGGGGTTGGGCTGCTTTCTCTGTGGGCGCCTCACGCGTTTGTTCAATTTTTTGATCATTACCGTCAGTGGTTGGGGCAAGCTGGAACTCTTCAGTTAGATGCTCAATCCACACATGTCCTGTTGTTAAATATTGCCTATCAGGCCTTTGTTCCCCTGATTCCGTTCGGGCTCCTGGTTGGGGTATTCGCCTTCCTCGCCATTATCCTGCAAACGGGGCCGCTTTGGATTGAAAAGGCCCTGCAACCCAAGCCGTCCAAATTAAATCCTTCCAATGGGTTGAAGCGCATTTTTTCCTGGAAAGGGGTCGTCGATCTTTTAAAGTCCCTGCTCAAATTAGCAAGCGTGAGTGGGATTGCCTATCTGATTCTGTCTCATAACCTGCTCGCGATTCTTCAACTTCCCCTCCTTGAGTTAACGGAGGCGGTTGGGGGTGTGTGGGGTCTCCTGGAAAAAATTATGTGGTCGGTCGGAGGATCGCTGCTCCTGTTGGCGATCATCGATTTCGTGTATCAGCGGTGGCAGCATACCGAAGATCACAAGATGACCAAACAGGAAGTCAAAGACGAGTCGAAGGATGTGGAAGGTGATCCGCAGATTCGATCCCGCCGGCTCAGTTTACAACGGGAACGTGCCCGACAACGAATGTTGCAGGCTGTGCCTAAAGCCGATGTGGTGATTACCAATCCTACGCACGTGGCAGTGGCGCTCAGGTATGAAACAGGAAAAATGGACGCGCCGGTGGTGGTGGCGAAGGGCGCAGGATTTATGGCGGATAAGATTAAGCAAATCGCGCGTCATGCGGGAGTGCCGATTATTGAAAACCGCAGTTTGGCTCGAGGGCTGTATAAGGCCGTAAAAATCGGTCAAGAAGTGCCCAGTGCGTTGTATAAGGCGGCCGCTGAGGTGTTGGCCTACGTGTATCGCCTGAAGAACATGCATGAGGGAAATTGA